The sequence below is a genomic window from Streptomyces sp. NBC_00582.
TCGACGACGCCGGTTCCGGTGCCCCAGGCGACATGGAAGCGGGGGACGGAGTTGCCGTGTCCGTCGGCGCGCAGGTCGCCGCGCTCGGCCCAGCCGACGGTGGGCAGCAGGCTGATGCCGTGCCCGGTCAGCCAGGTCCGCTTCTCCCCCGCCGCCCATTCGACGTAGGCGCGGGCCCAGCGCACCGCCCAGGAGTCCTCGTCCTCGGTCCGGTCGAACTGCGCGCTGCCCTGCCAGTCGTTCCAGGCGAGGTCGAGGGAGTCCTTGATGCCGAGGCGGCGCTGTTCCGGGGAGTCGACGAGGAACAGTCCGCCGAAGGACCAGAACGCCTGGCCGCCGAGGTTGGCGGCGTTCTCCTGGTCGACCAGGGCGACTCGTCTGCCCCTGCTGGTGAGTTCGTGCGCCGCGACGAGGCCCGCGAGGCCCGCTCCGACGACGATGACGTCCGCGTCCATGGCGACCGTTGCCCTTCTCTCTGACGGGGAAGCTGCGATGGGATGCTGTTCGGGGGTGCTATTGGGGGGCGCTGCCGTCGGTCAGCAGCGCGGTGAGCAGTTGTTTGAGCCAGGCGCGGGCGGTGTCCACGTCCTTGTCCAGCAGCAGTTGGGTGGTGACGCCGTCGTACGCGGCGACGACCGCGTGGGCGGCGGAGTCGGCGTCGCCGAGGACGGCGGGCAGCGGGATGTGGCCGCGGGCGCGGGCGAGCCGGTCGGCGATCGCGCGGCGCAGCCGGGCCCGGTGTTCCAGGAGGGTCTGGGCGACGGCCGGGTCGCGGGCCGCGTGCACCAGGAAGTCCGTCTTCACCAGCAGCCAGTCGAGGTCGAGGAGCAGCACCTCGGTGACCCGGTCCACGGAGGCCGGTACGTCGAGGTCGGGGCCGTCGCCGGCGAGGGCGTCGGCGACCTGCTGGGCGATCAGGTCGGCGCGTTCCCGGTAGAGCGCGAAGAACAGCTCGTCCAGGGTCGCGAAGTTGGAGTAGAAGGCGCCCCTGCTGTAGCCGGCGGCCTCGCAGACCTCCTCGATGGAGACCCGGCCGAAGCCCTTGGCGGCGAACACGGCGAACGCGGCGTCGAGCAGGTTGGCCCGGGTGCGCACCCGGCGCCGGGTGACCCGGCCGGTCGCCCGTTCGTTCTGTTCCGTCGCCACCGTCGGACCTCCGTTCGATACGCGAATGTATCGGATGCATTCATGTATCGAAAGGGTTCGTACGCGATCGGTGACCTGCCGCACCGCCGGGCCGCTCAGGCCCGCGTCGGCGAGGTGACCCGGCAGGGCGCCGACGGCCTTCGTGGACGGCGGGGCGCCGAAGACGGCGGGGCCGAGGGCGGCGCCGACCCGAACGAAGGCGTGGGTACCGCCTGATCCTCAGTGATACCTGATGTGTTTTTGATGTGTATTTCAGCCTTGAATGACGGGTTCGGCCTCGCAAGACTGGCCGCAGAGCGAGGCTGCGAAAGGACCCGCGATGTTCCCCACCCCTGTGCGCTCCCGGACCTGGCTGACCGAGGAGGACTGTGATCTCGACGCGTTCCGCTCGCTCGTGGAGCAGCGCACCGACCCCGCCGACCACCCCTCGGCCCTGCGGATCGAACAGAACGTCCCGCTCTACGACAGCGCCCGGCTGCGGGACCTGGCCGCCACCGCCGACGGCCGCCGCGAGGCGCAGAGCGAACTGGTGCGGTGCCTGCTGGACGGCCCCGGTGTCGTGGTCCTCAAGGGCGCCTTCACCGATCCGGCCGTCGTCGACCGGGCGTCGGAGGCGTTCCGGACGCTGATCGCGGAGGAGCGCGCCTCGGGCACGGCCCGCGGAGACCACTTCGCCAGGCCCGGCGCGAACGACCGGGTGTGGAACGCGCTGGAGAAGATGGCCGTGCGGGCGCCGGAGGTGTTCGCGGACTACTACGCCAACGACCTGCTGGAGCTGATCGCCGAGGCCTGGCTCGGCCCCGCCTATCAGGTGACCTCGCAGGTCAACGTGGTCAACCCGGGTGGTGCGGCGCAGAGCCCGCACCGCGACTACCACCTCGGCTTCCTGTCCCGGGCGCAGGCCGCCGCGTACCCGGCGCAGGTGCACCGGCTGTCGCCCGTGCTGACCCTCCAGGGCGCGGTCGCCCACTGCGACATGCCCGTGGAGTCCGGTCCCACCCTGTACCTGCCGCATTCGCAGAAGTTCGAGCCCGGCTACCTCGCCTGGCGGCTGCCGCGGTTCATCGAGTACTTCGACGCCCACCGCGTCCAGCTTCCGCTGGAGAAGGGGGACGCGGCCTTCTTCAACCCGGCGCTGTTCCACGCGGCCGGGCACAACGTCTCCTCCGGCATCCGGCGGATGGCCAATCTGCTGCAGATCTCCTCCGCGTTCGGCCGCGCGATGGAGACCGTCGACCGGGAGGCCATGGCGAACGCGGTGTTCCCGGTGCTGCGGGAGCGCAGGGCCGAGGGGGCCGCCGAGGAATGGCTGCGGCGCGTGGTCGCCGCCACCGCCGAGGGCTACCCGTTCCCCACCGATCTCGACCTCGACCCGCCGGTCGACGGCCTCGCCCCGCCCTCCCAGGCGGACACCCTCTGGCAGGCGGTCACCGAGGGCTGGGAGCCGGAGCGGCTGCGGCGCGAACTGGCGGCGGGCGCGGCGCGGCGCAGGAGCTGAACCGGCGTGCGCCAAGGGCCCCGCCGCGAGCGCCCCGGTGCACCGGGCACCGCCCACGAACAAGGCGACGGGGCGGCCCGACCGGGCCACGTGGTCAGGGCGTCGGAAGGCCTGCCGGGTGGGCCGGGCGGCCCAGGCGCACCGGTACGCCGGGGGAGTACAGGACACTGACCGGGGCGTCGCGCGGCGCGGGCAGGCCCGCCGCGGCGATCAGGTTCTCCTCGCACGTGATCAGCTCGGCGCGGTGCAGGGGCCAGCGCGGATGGTGGTTGGGCAGATAGGCGGCCCCGCCGAAAAAGGCGTTGTGCATCCCCCACCGGGCGGTGAGGAAGTGCTCGAGGCCGGTCGGCTCCTCGACGGGCGCGCCGGGGCGCACCGTGATCCGGCTGTACGCCCCACGCGGACCGGGCCAGCGGCGCCGGCTGCGGTACGTGACGGTGTCGCCGTCGGTGCGCACGCTCATCCGGGACCACAGATACGGCAGCCGGAAGCCGGCCCGCCCCATCGCCACCGGGATCAGCCGCGCCGCGTCCATCGACCGGAAGACCACGCCGCGCCGTCCGTGCGCGTCGAGCGAGTACAGCCGGACGTTGGTCTCCGGGAAGGATCCGAGATACGGCACCCCGGGCAGCCGGAACCAGCCGACCCGGTGCATCCGGAAGGCGACGAGTCCGACGTACGAGCTTCCCTCGTGGGTGTCGGGGACGGTGCCGCGCGGCAGCAGCCCCGCCACGGTCCGCGGGGCGACGGCCCAGTGGAGGAAGCACAGGTCGAGCCACTGCTGGGTGAGCAGCGGGAAGGTGATGCGGCCGGGGGCGTCGGGGGTGACCGGGGCTGGCTCGTGCACGGCGCCAGCATGCCAGGCTCAGCGCTCGTGGTCCGGTGTCTTCGGCGTCCGGGCGGGCGGAGCCTCGCCCGCCGTGAGGTGTTCCAGCACCTCGACCAGTTCCTGGCAGGCCCGTTCCACCGAGCGCCGGGTGTTGCGCTGTTCCATGATCACGGCCGACAGGAGGAGGGCGGTCAGGGCCATCGTGCCGTTGAAGGCCTGGAGTTTGATCATCACCTCGACGCGGCTGAGGCGGGCGAACGGCCCGGTGCGGTCCGTCGCGGCGACGGTCGCCATGACGGAGGTGAACAGCGCGCACAGCATGCTGCCGGCCAGCAGGAAGCGCAGGGCGGCCCAGATCAGCAGCGGATAGACGAGGAAGAGCAGGCTGACCTCGCTGCGGGTGGCCAGCGGGACGAGGGCGAGGCAGATCACCGCGAGGCCCGCGGCCTCCTTCCAGCGGGTCAGCAGCAGGGGGCGGCGGGCCGTCCGGAGGAGGAGCAGGACGGGTGTGACGATCAGGACGCCCATCGCGTCCCCCACCCACCATCCCAGCCAGACCGGCCAGAAGGAATCCGGGTCGATCCTGCCGATGAGGGTCAGCAGGCCCACGCCGACGCTCGCGCTCAGCAGCATCGAGGTGAGCGCGGCCAGGAAGACCAGGGCGAGGCCATCGCGCAAGCGGGCGAGGTCGGTGCGGAAGCCGACCTTGCGCAGCAGGAGGTAGGCGCACACGGGGGCGGCCGTGTTGCCGGCCACGTTGACGAGCGCGACGGGGCGCAGGGTGGTGATGGACACGATGACGAGAAGGACGCCGAGGGCGATGCCCGGCCAGGCGCGCACGCCGAGGATCAGCAGGGAGGCGACCGCGACGCCGGTGGGCGGCCAGATGGGGGTGAACACGGCGCCCTCGACGACGAGCTGGCGCATGAGCCCGAGCCGTCCGGCCCCGTAGTAGCAGACGGCGACCGTGAGCACCTGGACGGCGTAGATCGCCGTCCGGCGCGGATCGAGGTCCCGGATACCCACCACAGCAGCCATCAGACACCGTCCGGGCGCGCTCGGCGAGGTGAGGAGGGAGCCGTCCGGGCTCTACGGCTGCATCCGGGGGAGGTCCGTGAGGAGCCCGTCGTGGCCGACCACCAGCACCGCCGCGTCGTCCTCGTGTCCGGAGCGTTCGGCGCCCCTGATCACGGCGGAGGCGAGGGCCCCGGCCTCCAGGCCGGCCACCGCGGCGACGCCGGCGAGGCGTACGACCTGGTCCAGGCCCTCCTCGACGCTGAGGCGGGGGCCCTCGACGACACCGTCGGTGAGCAGGACGAAGACCCCGCCCTGGGTGAGGCGGTAGCGGGTGACCGGGTAGTCGATGCCGGCGGCGACACCGAGGGGCGGTCCGCCCTCGTCCTCGGCTATGCCCGACTTGCCGTCCGCCGTCGCCCAGACGCAGGGGATGTGTCCGGCCCGGGCGCTCTCCAGAACCCCGCCGGCCGGGTCGAGCCGCATGAAGGTGCAGGTGGCGAAGAGATCGCCGCCCAGGGAGAGCAGGAGGTCGTTGGTACGGGCGAGGAGCTCGCCGGGCTCCCCGGTGACGGAGGCGAGCGCCCGCAGCCCGACCCTGACCTGTCCCATGAACGCGGTCGCCTCGATGTTGTGGCCCTGGACGTCGCCGATCGACAGGCCTATGCGGCCGTCGGGCAGGGTGAAGGCGTCGTACCAGTCGCCGCCGACGTTGAGGCCGGAGCAGGCGGGTGCGTACTGGACGGCCAGCCGGAACCCCGGGGCGACGGGCAGGTCCCTGGGCAGCATGCCGCGCTGCAGGGCGAGGGCCAGCTCGACGCGGGAGCGTTGCAGTTCCGCGCGCTCGCGCGCCTGGGCGGTCAGCGAGCCGAGCCGCGCCAGCAGCTCGTCGCCTTCGTCCGGGGGACGCTTGCGGGACATCGATCTACCTCGCATTTTACGTTGAGGGGATCATATCCGGACGTAACGGATTCCGCCCGGACGCCTCATGCCCGCCCCGGCGAACCCCACCCGCACGATGAACGCCCCGGCCGACCTGCCCCGCCAACTCCCGCTCATGTCCACCCTGGTGATGGCGTGTCAGACAACGGCCGTTCTGTACCGCTCCGCGGGCACGACGGATCGGTGTTCGGCGCCGGGGCGATCGCGCTGACCAGCCGGAACGGGCAGCGTCGGATCGCCCTCGGGTGTGGAACGTCACGACATACCAGCGGCTCGCCGCCGAAGGAGGCTTCTCAGCCTCCCAGGGCCGTCATGACCACGCCCCTGGCCTCCTCCTGGACCCGGCCGAGGTGGTCGGCGCCCAGGAACGACTCGGCGTAGATCTTGTAGACGTCCTCCGTGCCGGAGGGGCGGGCCGCGAACCAGGCGTTGGCCGTGGTCACCTTGATGCCGCCGAGCGCCGCGCCGTTGCCGGGGGCCTCGGTGAGCACCCCGGTGACCGCCTCTCCGGCCAGCGTGTCGGCGGTGACCTGCGCGGGCGAGAGCTTCGCGAGCAGCGCCTTCTCCTCGCGGGTCGCGGGCGCGTCGATGCGGGCGTAGACCGGCTCGCCGAAGCGTTCCGTCAGGCCGGCGTAGTGCTCCGAGGGGGTCTTCCCGGTGACCGCGGTGATCTCGGAGGCGAGCAGCGCCAGGATGATCCCGTCCTTGTCGGTCGTCCACACGGAGCCGTCGCGGCGCAGGAAGGACGCGCCGGCCGACTCCTCCCCGCCGAAGCCGAGCGAGCCGTCGACCAGGCCGTCCACGAACCACTTGAAGCCGACGGGCACCTCGACGAGCCGGCGCCCGAGATCGGCGGCGACCCGGTCGATCATCGACGAGGACACCAGCGTCTTGCCCACCCCCGCGTCGGCGGGCCACTGCTCGCGGTGGGCGTAGAGGTAGGCGATGGCGGCGGCCAGGTAGTGGTTGGGGTTCATCAGTCCGGCGTCCGGGGTGACGATGCCGTGCCGGTCGGCGTCGGCGTCGTTGCCGGTGGCGATCCGGAACCGGTCCCGCTGGTCGATGAGCGAGGCCATCGCGTACGGCGAGGAGCAGTCCATACGGATCTTGCCGTCCCAGTCCAGCGTCATGAACCGCCAGGTGGGGTCGGTGAGCGGGTTGACCACGGTCAGGTCCAGCCGGTGCTGCTCGGCGATCCGGCCCCAGTAGGCGACCGAGGCCCCGCCGAGCGGGTCGGCGCCGATCCGGAGCCCGGCGGCGCGGATCGCGTCCAGGTCCAGGACCGCGGGGAGATCGGCGACGTACGCGCCGAGGAAGTCGTGACGCCCGGTGGTGGGCGCGGCGAGCGCCCGCGGGTACGGGATGCGCCGTACGTCCTTCAGGCCGGCGGCGATGATGTCGTTGGCCCGGTCCTGGATCCAGGAGGTGGCGTCGGAACCCGCCGGGCCGCCGCTCGGCGGGTTGTACTTGAAGCCGCCGTCGGCGGGCGGGTTGTGCGAGGGGGTGACGACCACGCCGTCGGCGAGACCGGTGGTGCGGCCGCGGTTGTGGGTGAGGATCGCGTGCGAGACGGCCGGGGTGGGGGTGTAGCCGTCGGCGCTGTCGATCAGCACGGTGACGTCGTTGGCCGCGAACACCTCCAGGGCGGTGACCCGGGCGGGCTCGGACAGGGCGTGGGTGTCGGCGCCGAGGAAGAGCGGGCCGTCGGTGCCCTGCGCGGCGCGGTACTCGCAGATCGCCTGGCTGGTCGCGGCGATGTGGTCGTCGTTGAAGGCGGTGTTCAGGGACGAGCCGCGGTGGCCCGAGGTGCCGAACGCGACGCGCTGGGCGGGGTCGGCCGGGTCGGGGTGCAGCGCGTAGTACGCGGTGACCAGCCGGGCGACGTCGACGAGATCCTCGGGGCCGGCCGGCCGACCCGCTCGCTCGTGCTGCATGTGCCCGCTCCTCCATGTCGGTTGACCATTGGGTTGCGGTTCCATCTTCCCCTGCCGGGGTGATCACCCGCGACGTGGCCCGCGGGGCACTCGCCGACCGCCTCTCCTCCAGCGGCCCGGCGGACTGCGCGCCAACGACCCCAGCGCGACGACGCGGGCCCCGGGCGCCGGAACGCCTTGACCTCAACCACACTCGAGGTCCTAGCGTCGGGGCCATGCCGACGACCCACGTCTTCACTCCCGCGGAACGCGCCTACCTGGCCGCCCAGCCCCTCGCCCGCCTCGCGACCACCGGCCCGGACGGGGGCCCGCAGGTGCGCCCGGTCGGCTTCGTCCTGAACGACGACGACACGATCGACATCGGCGGGCCCGCGCTCTCCCGCAGCCAGAAGTACCGCAACGCCCAGGCCCGCCCCGGAGTCTCCCTGGTGATCGACGACATGGCACCCGCCGACGACCCGATCGCGCCCGGCTGGGGCCGGGGCGTGGAGATCCGCGGCCACGCCGAGGTCCTCACGCTCGACGCCCCTCCCATGGCCCCCGAGTTCTTCAGCAACGAGGTGATCCGCATCCACCCGCGGCGGGTCCTGAGCTGGCACCTCGAACCGGACGACGACCGCGCCCGCTCCCGGAACGTCGATCGCCCCTCGCCTTGAGTATCCGTACTCAGGCGCCCGGCCCTCGCCACCCGCGAAACTATGAACGGATCATCACCCGTCGAGAGGCCGGCCCGTGTTCAGTCGCACCGTCATCGCCCTGACCCCGTTCTTCGGGCGCCTCACCGTCACGAGTGAGATCAAGATGCGCCTGCCCGAGGGGACCATCTTCGTCGCCAACCACGACTCCCTGGCCGACCCGGCGGTCGTGATGGCCGCGCTGCGCAGCTTCGACCTGCGGCCGGTGGTGCTGGCCACGGCGGGCCTGTGGCGGATCCCGGTCCTCGGCAGGGCGCTCAGCCGCGAGGGACACATCCCGGTCCACCGGGGCACGGCCCACGCCGCGCTCGCCCTGGACGCGGCCGCCGAGGCCCTGGCCGGCGGCCGCCATGTGCTCCTCTACGGCGAGGGCGGCCTGCCCCGCCGCAGGGACGCGGCCCCCACTCCCCCGGAGCCCTTCCGCACCGGCCTGGCCCGCCTGGCCCGGACGACCGGCGCGATGGTGGTCCCGATCGGCCACGCCGGCGCCCGCCGCATCGCCTCCGGCTCCCCCACGAAGCAACTCGCCGGCACCCTCACGGCCCCGCTCCGCCGCCCCCGCTGCCACGTCCACGTCGGCGCCCCGATCCGCCTGCCCGCCGAAACGGACCGCGGCACGAGAGCGGCCCACCAGGCGGTGACGGCAGCCTGGCGCACGGCGGTCAGAGCAGCGGGAGAGCCGGCCCTCACCGCCTCACACTGACGACGGCGGGGCGACGCCCCGCCACCAGGGGCGCGGGGAACCGCGCGATCAAGCCCCGCGCACCCGCGCCCCGAAAACTACGAGCCCCCCGACGGCGGAGCCGTACTCGACCGCACCACCAACCGCGTGGGCACGAGCGTCGTCCCCCGAGCCCCGTCATCGGGATCCCGCATCTTCCGCAGCACCGCCCGCACACACAGCCGCCCCACCTCCGCGAAATCCTGGTGCACGGTGGTGAGCGGCGGCATGAACGACCCCGCCTCCGGAATGTCGTCGAACCCGATGACACTCACGTCCTCGGGCACCCGCCGCCCCCGCTCCTGCAAGGCCCGCAGCAGCCCCAACGCCATCTGGTCGTTGGCGACGAACACCGCGGTGCAGTCCTCGCGCGCGGCCAGCTCCAGCCCGGCCCGGTACCCCGACTCCGCCGACCAGTCCCCCCGGATCAGCGGCGGAGCCGTACGCCCCGCGTCGGTCAGCGCGGCCCGCCAGGCGTCCGTGCGCCGCTGCGCCGCGAAGGAGTCCTCGGGCCCGCCGAGATGCCACACCGTCTCGTGTCCGAGGTCGAGCAGATGCCGTACGGCGGTGCGGCTGCCGCCCGCCTGGTCGGTGTCGACGACCGTGTAGTGGTCCCCCGCGTCGGAGTCGACGACGAGCACCTGCACATACGGCGGCAGCATGATCGTCGCCGCGTCCAGCAGATGCACCTCCATGATCACGATCACCGCGTCGACCGCCAGCTCCTCGAGCCGGCTGAACGCGCCCCGCACCTCGTCCTGCGTGGGCAGGGCGACCGGCAGCAGCGTCACCGCGTACCCCTCGGCGGCGGCGGAGGTGGCGATGGCCTCCAGCGTGCGGACGTTGCCCGTGGAGGACAGCGAGAAGGTGATCACACCGATCGTGCGGAACTCCCCGCGCTTGAGGGCGCGGGCCGCGCTGTTGGGCCGGTAGCCCAGCTCCTTCATCGCGGCGAGCACCTGCCGCCGGGTCTCCTCGTTCACACCGGCGTAACCGTTGGACACCCGGGAGACGGTCTGCGAGGAGACCCCCGCCAGGCGCGCCACATCGGCCATGGAGGCGGTGGGCCGGCCACGCCTCGGCGTCTTCGCCGGGGTTCTCTCAGCCATCTCCATGGCGTGCCCGCCTCTCTGTCCGCACCAGTGCCACGGTCTCCCCAAAGGACCCTTGACCATCGTAATCAGGGCAGTGTAGACATGCCGCCATCCAATGTTTACGTAAACATAACAGTCCGCCAGGGCTCTTGCGTGGCCGATGTTTACGTAAACATCATGGTCCCGGTGGGGCGGTCGGACATCTCCGCTCCCACCGCTGGTTCCCAACCTGCACGAGCGAGGAACGACATGACGACGCTGCAACCGCCGGTGGCCGCCGAGCCGCGGCCGGCACCGCCCCCGGCGAGACGGGACCGACGCTCCTGGGCGGGGTGGGGTTTCATCGGTCCCTTCGTGGCCGTGTTCGCGCTGGTCTTCCTGGCCCCGATCGCCTACTCGATCTACCTCAGCCTCTTCCGCAACCAGCTCATCGGCGGCAACCAGTTCGTCGGCCTGGACAACTACACGCAGGCCCTGAAGGACGACGCGTTCTGGTCGGCGGTCGGCCGGGTGGCGATCTTCCTCGCGGTTCAGGTACCGATCATGCTGGGCATCGCCCTGCTGGTGGCGCTGGCCCTGGACAGCGGCCGGCTCTACGGCAAGAGCTTCTTCCGGATCACGATCTTCCTGCCGTACGCCGTGCCCGCCGTGGTCGCCACCCTGATGTGGGGCTTCATGTACGGCACCAAGTACGGCCTGGTGGGCGACATCAACTCCGCGTTCGGTGTCACGCTGCCCGACCTGCTCTCCCCCGGCTGGGTGCTCGCCTCCATCGGCAACATCGTGACCTGGGAGTTCGTCGGGTACAACATGCTGATCTTCTACTCGGCGCTGCGGGTCATCCCGACCTCGCTGTACGAGGCGGCGGAGATCGACGGCGCGGGTCAGTGGCGGATCATCGGCTCGATCAAACTGCCCGCGATCCGGGGCGCGCTCGTCATCGCGACGATCTTCTCGATCATCGGCAGCTTCCAGCTCTTCAACGAGCCCAGCATCCTGCGCCCCCTGGCGCTGAACTCCATCACCACGGACTACACGCCGAACTTCTACACGTACTCGCTGTCCTTCAACGGCCAGCAGCACAACTACTCCGCGACGGTGGCCATCATCATGGGCGTCATCACGATGGTCGTCGCCTACGCCGTCCAGCTGCGCGGCATGCGCAAGGGAGCGTGACCCGATGAGCACCTCTGTCACCGCCTCCCCCGCGAAGACGAAGAACACCGCCCCCAAGCTGCGGACCCCCCGCGCGAAGCACACCCCGGGCAAGCCGAAGCGCAGTGTGCTGCTGACGGTGCTGATGGCCCTGATGGTCCTCTACACCGTGGTGCCGCTGATCTGGCTGGTCATCAACTCCACGAAGACCCAGTCGGGTCTGGCCGAGTCCAACGGGCTCTGGTTCGCCCACGACTTCGCCCTGTGGGACAACATCCGGGACGCCTTCACCTACCACGACGGCATCTTCGGCCGCTGGCTGCTCAACACCCTGCTGTACGTGGTGCTCGGCGCGGGCGGCGCGACGCTGCTGGCGGTGCTGGGCGGGTATGCGCTGGCGAAGTTCGACTTCCCCGGCAAGCGCGCGGTCTTCGCCGTGGTGATCGGCGCGGTCGCCGTACCGGGCACGGCGCTGGCGGTGCCGACCTTCCTGATGTTCAGCAAGATGGGGCTCACCGACACCCCCTGGGCGGTGATCATCCCGTCGCTGGTGTCGCCGTTCGGTCTCTATCTGATGTGGGTGTTCGCCGCGGAGGCGATCCCGACCGAGCTGCTGGAGGCGGCCCGGATGGACGGCGCGAGCGAGGTGCGGACCTTCTTCCAGGTGGCCCTGCCGCTGCTGGCCCCGGGGATCGTGACCGTGCTGTTGTTCACCACGGTCGCCACCTGGAACAACTACTTCCTCCCGCTGATCATGCTGAAGGACCCGGACTGGTACCCGCTGACGCTGGGTCTGAGCGCCTGGAGCTCCCAGGCGCAGACCATCGGCGGTGACGTGATCTTCAATCTGGTGATCACCGGCTCCCTGCTCACGATCCTCCCCCTGATCGCCGCCTTCCTCTTCCTCCAGAAGTACTGGCAGTCCGGTCTCGCCGCCGGAAGCGTCAAGGAGTGACCCCCGCGGCCCCGGCCGCCCCGATACCCCACGTTCCACCCAGCGTTTGCGCAACCCCCACCCTCACCTGTCCCACCCACGAAGAAGTGGAAGCACCTTCATGCGCGGAAAGACCGGCCGCCTGCTGCGCGGCCTCGCCCTCCTCTCCACCCTGGCCCTGGGCGCCACGGCCTGCGGCGGCTCGGACGACGACAGCTCGGACACCAAGGCGGTCTCCGCCGGTGACATCCAGGCGGCCCTGAAGAAGGGTGGCTCGGTCACCGTCTGGGCCTGGGAGCCCACCCTGAAGTCGGTCGCCGCCGACTTCGAGAAGAAGTACCCCAAGGTCAAGATCAACCTGGTCAGCGAGCGGTCGGGCGACAAGCACTACACCGCCCTGTCGAACGCCATCTCCGCCGGCAAGGGCGTCCCGGACGTCGCGCAGGTCGAGTACTTCGCGCTCGGCCAGTACTCCCTCACCAAGGGCCTGAGCGACCTCGCCCCCTACGGCGCGGCGAAGCTCGCCTCCAAGTACACGCCCGGCCCGTGGAACGCCGTCAGCGACGGCGACAAGGTCTACGGCCTGCCGATGGACTCCGGTCCGATGGCGCTGTTCTACAACAAGAAGGTCTTCGACAAGTACAAGATCGCCGTCCCGACCACCTGGGACGAGTACCTGGACGCGGCCCGCAAGCTGCACAAGGCCGACCCGAAGGCGTACATCGCCAACGACACCGGCGACGCGGGCTTCACCACCTCCATGCTGTGGCAGGCCGGTTCGCGCCCCTACAAGGTCGACGGCACCAAGGTCGCCATCAACTTCGACGACGCCGGCGCCAAGAAGTTCGAGACCGTCTGGCAGAAGCTGATCAGCGAGAAGCTGCTCGCCCCGGTCACCGGCTGGACCGACGACTGGTACAAGGGCCTCGGCGACGGCACCATCGCCACCCTGGCCACCGGCGCCTGGATGCCCGCCAACTTCGAGACCGGTGTCCCGAACGCCAAGGGCGACTGGCGCGCCGCCGCCATGCCGGCCTGGACCAAGGGCGACAAGGCGAGCGCCGAGAACGGCGGCTCCTCCCTCGCGCTGCCCGCGCTGGGCAAGAACAAGGAACTCGCCTACGCCTTCGTCGAGTACGCGAACGCCGGTGACGGTGTGGCCACCCGGGTGAGCGAGGGCGCCTTCCCGGCGACCGTCGCGGAGCTGCAGTCCACCGAGTTCAAGAACAAGGAGTTCCCGTACTTCGGCGGCCAGAAGGCCAACGAGATCTTCGCCGAGTCGGCCGCCAACGTCGCCGACGACTGGTCGTACCTGCCCTTCCAGCCGTACGCCAACTCGATCTTCAACGACACGGTCGGCAAGGCCTACGTCTCGTCCACCACGCTGGCGGACGGTCTGAAGGCCTGGCAGGACGCCTCCGTCAAGTACGGCCAGGAGCAGGGCTTCACCATCGAGAAGTAGTTCTCGCGCAGCAGTACGTCAACGCCGGGCGGCGCGGTCTGCGGGCCGCGCCGCCCCCGTGCACCACCCTTCGGAAGGACCGCCATGATCTCCACCCTCCAGTCCCGCATGCTGCGCGGGGCGGACGGTGACGCCGCTCCGCGACTGGCCTACGGCGCCGACTACAACCCCGAGCAGTGGCCCAGGGACGTG
It includes:
- a CDS encoding TetR/AcrR family transcriptional regulator yields the protein MATEQNERATGRVTRRRVRTRANLLDAAFAVFAAKGFGRVSIEEVCEAAGYSRGAFYSNFATLDELFFALYRERADLIAQQVADALAGDGPDLDVPASVDRVTEVLLLDLDWLLVKTDFLVHAARDPAVAQTLLEHRARLRRAIADRLARARGHIPLPAVLGDADSAAHAVVAAYDGVTTQLLLDKDVDTARAWLKQLLTALLTDGSAPQ
- a CDS encoding phytanoyl-CoA dioxygenase family protein; protein product: MFPTPVRSRTWLTEEDCDLDAFRSLVEQRTDPADHPSALRIEQNVPLYDSARLRDLAATADGRREAQSELVRCLLDGPGVVVLKGAFTDPAVVDRASEAFRTLIAEERASGTARGDHFARPGANDRVWNALEKMAVRAPEVFADYYANDLLELIAEAWLGPAYQVTSQVNVVNPGGAAQSPHRDYHLGFLSRAQAAAYPAQVHRLSPVLTLQGAVAHCDMPVESGPTLYLPHSQKFEPGYLAWRLPRFIEYFDAHRVQLPLEKGDAAFFNPALFHAAGHNVSSGIRRMANLLQISSAFGRAMETVDREAMANAVFPVLRERRAEGAAEEWLRRVVAATAEGYPFPTDLDLDPPVDGLAPPSQADTLWQAVTEGWEPERLRRELAAGAARRRS
- a CDS encoding YqjF family protein, with the protein product MHEPAPVTPDAPGRITFPLLTQQWLDLCFLHWAVAPRTVAGLLPRGTVPDTHEGSSYVGLVAFRMHRVGWFRLPGVPYLGSFPETNVRLYSLDAHGRRGVVFRSMDAARLIPVAMGRAGFRLPYLWSRMSVRTDGDTVTYRSRRRWPGPRGAYSRITVRPGAPVEEPTGLEHFLTARWGMHNAFFGGAAYLPNHHPRWPLHRAELITCEENLIAAAGLPAPRDAPVSVLYSPGVPVRLGRPAHPAGLPTP
- a CDS encoding MASE1 domain-containing protein, with amino-acid sequence MAAVVGIRDLDPRRTAIYAVQVLTVAVCYYGAGRLGLMRQLVVEGAVFTPIWPPTGVAVASLLILGVRAWPGIALGVLLVIVSITTLRPVALVNVAGNTAAPVCAYLLLRKVGFRTDLARLRDGLALVFLAALTSMLLSASVGVGLLTLIGRIDPDSFWPVWLGWWVGDAMGVLIVTPVLLLLRTARRPLLLTRWKEAAGLAVICLALVPLATRSEVSLLFLVYPLLIWAALRFLLAGSMLCALFTSVMATVAATDRTGPFARLSRVEVMIKLQAFNGTMALTALLLSAVIMEQRNTRRSVERACQELVEVLEHLTAGEAPPARTPKTPDHER
- a CDS encoding PP2C family protein-serine/threonine phosphatase, giving the protein MSRKRPPDEGDELLARLGSLTAQARERAELQRSRVELALALQRGMLPRDLPVAPGFRLAVQYAPACSGLNVGGDWYDAFTLPDGRIGLSIGDVQGHNIEATAFMGQVRVGLRALASVTGEPGELLARTNDLLLSLGGDLFATCTFMRLDPAGGVLESARAGHIPCVWATADGKSGIAEDEGGPPLGVAAGIDYPVTRYRLTQGGVFVLLTDGVVEGPRLSVEEGLDQVVRLAGVAAVAGLEAGALASAVIRGAERSGHEDDAAVLVVGHDGLLTDLPRMQP
- the pgm gene encoding phosphoglucomutase (alpha-D-glucose-1,6-bisphosphate-dependent); translation: MQHERAGRPAGPEDLVDVARLVTAYYALHPDPADPAQRVAFGTSGHRGSSLNTAFNDDHIAATSQAICEYRAAQGTDGPLFLGADTHALSEPARVTALEVFAANDVTVLIDSADGYTPTPAVSHAILTHNRGRTTGLADGVVVTPSHNPPADGGFKYNPPSGGPAGSDATSWIQDRANDIIAAGLKDVRRIPYPRALAAPTTGRHDFLGAYVADLPAVLDLDAIRAAGLRIGADPLGGASVAYWGRIAEQHRLDLTVVNPLTDPTWRFMTLDWDGKIRMDCSSPYAMASLIDQRDRFRIATGNDADADRHGIVTPDAGLMNPNHYLAAAIAYLYAHREQWPADAGVGKTLVSSSMIDRVAADLGRRLVEVPVGFKWFVDGLVDGSLGFGGEESAGASFLRRDGSVWTTDKDGIILALLASEITAVTGKTPSEHYAGLTERFGEPVYARIDAPATREEKALLAKLSPAQVTADTLAGEAVTGVLTEAPGNGAALGGIKVTTANAWFAARPSGTEDVYKIYAESFLGADHLGRVQEEARGVVMTALGG